One genomic region from Rosa rugosa chromosome 1, drRosRugo1.1, whole genome shotgun sequence encodes:
- the LOC133720789 gene encoding subtilisin-like protease SBT1.9 produces MAALAVLVLFSILISIMVSAQSHTYIVHMDPSAMPKAFFDHHKWYLATLSSLSDGVNAEATTSTTTMLIYTYTNAIQGFSATLTLSELESLKSSLGFISYIRDRPLKLLTTRSSRFLGLTPLFGAWPASNYGENVTIGVIDTGVWPESESFNDEGMTQIPSRWKGKCESGTQFSSSLCNKKLIGARFYYKGFIAENPDLNISMKSARDTNGHGTHTSSIAAGNYVKGASYFGYATGTAVGVAPRARIAMYKVGWYGEASGSDVIAAVDQSIQDGVDILSLSLGYSLDEYLYHDIIAIATFAAMNKGIFVAAAAGNDGPGYGTLVNGAPWAVIVGAGTIDRQLGGILTLGNGMKITFPSLYPRNFSRDTQLPLVFNGCQSVMELKKLKGKIVVCKDNMSIDVQVENAKSAKVSGVVFISNTTLSDYDTITIFPAAVIGDQDGKLVVDYIKQSSNPKAILEFRKTVIGTKPAPRVDDYSSRGPFPSCPTILKPDILAPGSLILASWSPTSSVSEDQSSPLFSNFNLDTGTSMSAPHVAGVAALIKSVHPDWSPAAIRSALMTTANPLDNTHSPIKDAYGNLIASPLAIGAGHINPNKALDPGLVYDAAADDYIKLLCAMKYTAKQIQIITGSIYKCANRFNIDINYPSFIAYFNSNGSNSDAKVVQEFGRTLTNVGEEQSSYTVNLTAVAGLKLKVEPQRLVFTKKYEKLRYKLTMVGPKLLKEDFVQGSLSWIDDGGKYVVRSPIVATNIVPDSLIRD; encoded by the coding sequence ATGGCTGCTCTAGCTGTGCTAGTTCTATTCTCAATTCTAATCTCAATCATGGTTTCTGCACAATCTCACACATACATTGTCCACATGGACCCTTCAGCCATGCCCAAAGCCTTCTTTGATCACCACAAATGGTATTTGGCAACCCTTTCATCTCTATCAGACGGTGTCAACGCTGAGGCAACTACCAGTACTACCACAATGCTCATTTATACCTATACTAATGCAATTCAAGGCTTCAGTGCAACTCTCACACTTTCCGAGCTTGAATCCCTCAAAAGCTCCCTTGGCTTCATTTCATATATTCGTGATCGCCCCCTCAAACTTCTCACCACCCGCTCTTCTCGATTCCTTGGTCTAACACCCTTGTTTGGCGCTTGGCCTGCTTCGAATTATGGTGAGAATGTCACAATTGGTGTAATTGACACCGGAGTTTGGCCCGAGAGTGAGAGCTTCAATGATGAAGGAATGACTCAAATCCCCTCtagatggaaaggaaaatgtgaATCCGGCACCCAATTTAGCTCTTCCTTGTGCAACAAGAAACTCATTGGGGCCCGGTTTTACTATAAAGGCTTTATTGCAGAGAATCCAGACTTAAATATATCAATGAAGTCAGCCCGCGATACAAATGGACATGGAACACACACTTCCTCTATTGCTGCTGGCAATTATGTAAAGGGCGCATCCTATTTTGGCTATGCTACTGGCACAGCTGTAGGCGTGGCACCAAGAGCTCGAATAGCAATGTACAAAGTGGGTTGGTATGGGGAGGCATCCGGATCTGATGTTATTGCTGCCGTAGACCAATCAATTCAAGATGGGGTGGACATATTATCTCTTTCCTTGGGTTATAGCTTGGATGAATATTTGTATCATGACATAATTGCAATAGCGACTTTTGCAGCCATGAATAAGGGAATTTTCGTTGCAGCTGCAGCCGGAAATGATGGCCCTGGCTATGGTACCTTAGTCAATGGAGCACCATGGGCAGTGATAGTTGGTGCAGGAACTATCGATCGCCAGCTCGGAGGAATTTTAACCTTGGGAAATGGTATGAAAATCACTTTCCCATCCTTGTATCCAAGGAACTTCTCAAGAGATACTCAGTTGCCACTTGTTTTTAATGGCTGTCAAAGTGTGATGGAACTGAAGAAACTCAAAGGCAAGATTGTTGTTTGCAAAGACAATATGAGCATAGATGTTCAAGTTGAGAATGCAAAGTCTGCAAAGGTTTCAGGAGTTGTTTTCATATCCAATACTACCTTGTCAGATTATGATACCATAACCATATTTCCAGCGGCAGTTATTGGTGACCAAGATGGCAAACTGGTAGTAGACTATATTAAGCAAAGTAGTAATCCTAAAGCAATTTTGGAATTCAGGAAAACAGTCATTGGTACAAAACCTGCACCAAGGGTTGACGATTACAGTTCCAGAGGGCCATTTCCAAGCTGCCCAACAATTCTGAAGCCAGACATTTTAGCCCCTGGATCATTAATCTTGGCATCATGGTCCCCAACTAGTTCAGTATCTGAAGATCAGTCAAGCCCTTTGTTTAGTAACTTCAATCTTGACACAGGGACTTCAATGTCGGCGCCTCATGTGGCCGGTGTGGCTGCGCTTATCAAATCTGTGCATCCTGATTGGAGTCCTGCGGCTATTAGATCAGCTCTTATGACCACGGCAAATCCATTAGACAACACTCACAGCCCTATCAAAGACGCTTACGGAAACCTCATTGCAAGCCCTTTAGCCATTGGAGCAGGACACATCAATCCCAACAAGGCTCTTGATCCAGGACTAGTCTATGATGCAGCAGCAGATGACTACATAAAGCTTCTATGTGCAATGAAATACACAGCAAAGCAGATACAAATTATCACAGGGTCCATTTATAAATGTGCCAATAGGTTCAACATTGATATTAATTACCCGTCTTTCATTGCTTACTTTAACAGTAACGGGTCAAATTCGGATGCAAAAGTTGTGCAAGAGTTCGGGAGGACACTAACAAATGTGGGAGAGGAACAGTCCAGTTACACTGTGAATCTTACAGCCGTGGCTGGTTTGAAATTGAAGGTGGAGCCACAGAGGTTGGTGTTCACAAAGAAGTATGAGAAGCTAAGGTACAAGCTGACAATGGTAGGTCCAAAATTGTTGAAAGAAGATTTTGTTCAGGGCTCACTTAGTTGGATTGATGATGGTGGAAAATATGTAGTGAGAAGTCCAATAGTGGCCACAAACATAGTGCCAGATTCTCTGATAAGGGATTAA